The Xylophilus rhododendri region TCGCCCAGCTCGCGCAGCTGCGCGGCGGTGGCCGGGCTGCCGTTGACCCAGGCGCGGCTCTTGCCCTGCGCATCCACCGTGCGGCGCAGCAGCAGGGTGTCGCCCGCCTCGTAGCCGGCATCCTCCAGCCAGCCGTTCAGGGCGGCCACGTCGTCGAATTCGGCGCTGATCTCGGCCCGCGCCGCGCCTTCGCGCACCACGGCCGCCTCGGCCCGGCTGCCCAGCGCCAGCTGCAGCGCGTCGATCAGGATGGACTTGCCGGCGCCGGTCTCGCCGGTGAGCACGGTGAAGCCGGAGGACAGGTCCAGCTCCAGGGCATGCACGATGACGAAGTCGCGCAGGGCGATGTGTTTGAGTGCCACGGCCGTCAGGCTCCCTCGTTCCAGTGCAGCTTCCTGCGCAGGGTGTCGAAATAGTTCCAGCCCAGCGGATGGAGGAAACGCGCCTGGTGCTGCGAGCGCCGCACCAGCACCCGGTCGCCGTGCAGCAGCGAGGCCAGCGACTGCATGTCGAAATTGGCGCTGGCGCCGCGGCCGGCCACCAGCTCCACCTCGATCTCGCTGGCATCGGCCAGCACGATGGGGCGGTTGGACAGCATGTGCGGCGCGATCGGCACCAGCACCCATCCCGGCAGCGAGGGATGCAGCATCGGCCCGCCGGCCGACAGCGAATAGGCGGTCGAGCCGGTGGGCGAGGCGATGATCAGCCCGTCGGCCCGCTGGCTGGCCACGAAATGGCCGTCCACCTTCACCCGCAGCTCCACCATGCCGGAGGTGGCGCCGCGGTTGACCACCACGTCGTTCATCGCCGGTGCCTCGAACACCACCTTGCCCTCGCGGATCACCTGCGCCTCCATCAGGCTGCGGCGGTCCTCGGTGTAGAGGCCGGCCAGCATGGGCGCCAGGGTGTTGGCGTAGTTGTCCAGCGCGATGTCGGTGATGAAGCCCAGCCGGCCCTGGTTGATGCCGATCAGCGGCGTGGCGTACTGCGCCAGCTCGCGCCCTATGCCCAGCATGGTGCCGTCGCCGCCCACCACCAGGGCCAGATCGCATTCGCGGCCTATGCCTTCGGCATCCAGCGCGGGGAAATCCAGGCCGCTGCCGGCGGCGGTGGCGGCTTCCATGGACACGCGGCAGCCCTGGCCGTGGAGGAAGGCGGCAATTTCGGCCATCGTGGCGCGCACCGTATCGGCCTGCGCCTCGCCGACGGGCACGAAGTATTTGCCGACCAGCGCTACGTGGCGAAAATGCGTGTTCATATCGGGAAATTACACCATGCCAAAGTCTAGAATCCGCCGATGCTAGATGACCGTGCCAAGCTGCTGCTCAAAGCCCTGGTGGAGCGGTACATCGCGGACGGCCAGCCCGTCGGTTCGCGCACACTGTCGCGCGCCACCGGCATCGAACTGTCGCCCGCCACCGTGCGCAACGTGATGGCCGATCTGGAAGACCTCGGCCTGATCGCCAGCCCGCACACCTCCGCCGGCCGCATTCCCACCGCCCGGGGCTACCGCCTCTTCGTCGACACCATGCTCACCGCCCAGCGCAGCGTGTTCACCGAACACCCCGCCCTGGTGCCCGACCAGCCGCAGAAGGTCATCGCCAACGCCGCCCAGGTGCTGTCCAACCTGTCGCAGTTCGTGGGCGTGGTGATGGCGCCGCGCCGCGCCTCGGTGTTCCGCCACATCGAGTTCCTGCGGCTGTCGGAGCGGCGCATCCTGGTC contains the following coding sequences:
- a CDS encoding NAD kinase, giving the protein MNTHFRHVALVGKYFVPVGEAQADTVRATMAEIAAFLHGQGCRVSMEAATAAGSGLDFPALDAEGIGRECDLALVVGGDGTMLGIGRELAQYATPLIGINQGRLGFITDIALDNYANTLAPMLAGLYTEDRRSLMEAQVIREGKVVFEAPAMNDVVVNRGATSGMVELRVKVDGHFVASQRADGLIIASPTGSTAYSLSAGGPMLHPSLPGWVLVPIAPHMLSNRPIVLADASEIEVELVAGRGASANFDMQSLASLLHGDRVLVRRSQHQARFLHPLGWNYFDTLRRKLHWNEGA